In a genomic window of Anomalospiza imberbis isolate Cuckoo-Finch-1a 21T00152 chromosome 5, ASM3175350v1, whole genome shotgun sequence:
- the PEX26 gene encoding peroxisome assembly protein 26, whose protein sequence is MRGEPPAWAPAPAAALLEEAADLLVLHRDFAAAVERCEAGCDSLGPGPGPGPGPGRESFAEVKCSLCVVGIQALAEMNRWREVLSWVLQYYHVPEHLPPKVLELCILLYSKVGEPQVMLEVGSSWLRAHANQRLPEFGSLLELYLAQVLLPLGRFEGAEELVRGCAAFDSEQQLEFLGTICESRCRWTRREETRSAAEEQQDPATETLLGVLSQKLLTMLTLLRRALSSMSNHFYLLPYKKMLLATFLLYLVVVRLDPASPTSLPFIYKLVQLFRQAWAAVLSPIHRPPVRD, encoded by the exons ATGCGGGGCGAGCCGCCCgcctgggccccggcgccggCGGCCGCGCTGCTGGAGGAGGCGGCGGACCTGCTGGTGCTGCACCGCGACTTCGCCGCCGCCGTGGAGCGGTGCGAGGCGGGCTGCGACAGCCtgggccccggccccggccccggccccggccccggccgcgaGAG TTTTGCCGAAGTGAAATGCTCCCTTTGTGTTGTGGGGATTCAGGCGCTGGCCGAGATGAACCGGTGGAGAGAAGTTCTGTCTTGGGTCCTACAGTACTACCATGTCCCTGAACATCTGCCTCCAAAAGTTCTGGAGCTGTG TATCCTGCTGTACAGCAAAGTGGGAGAGCCGCAGGTGATGCTGGAGGTCGGCAGCAGCTGGCTGAGAGCCCACGCCAACCAGAGGCTCCCCGAGTTCGGGTCGCTGCTGGAGCTGTACCTGGCGCAGGTGCTGCTGCCGCTGGGGCGCTTCGAGGGCGCGGAGGAGCTGGTGCGGGGCTGTGCCGCGTTTGACAGCgagcagcagctggagttcCTCGGCACCATCTGCGAGAGCCGCTGCCGCTGGACTCGGCGGGAAGAGACGCGCTCggctgctgaggagcagcaggacccaGCCACAGAAACTCTCCTGG GAGTGCTGTCCCAAAAGCTCCTGACCATGTTGACGTTGCTACGTAGAGCACTGAGCTCCATGTCAAACCACTTCTATTTACTTCCTTACAAGAAGATGCTCTTGGCTACTTTTTTGCTGTACCTGGTGGTGGTGAGATTAGATCCAG CTTCTCCCACATCACTGCCATTCATTTACAAACTGGTCCAGCTCTTCCGACAGGCTTGGGCAGCTGTGCTTTCTCCAATCCATAGGCCTCCAGTTCGAGACTAA